The segment tGAAGAGACTATTTGtgtttaataaatatatataatttttatcaaaatacattaggatatatatatatatatatattaagtatgtaaatcatttatatgatGTGTTTTAGAACCGTTTAATTaatgtgtatatttaaaaCTATAAGATGAATGCATGCTTTAAGATATATGAACTATGAGAAAAGGGTTAATATATAGGGCAATTctttgtaatattttactTATCTTAATCggtattattataaaaaaaaacgaaaatgaaataaaataacaacaataataataataataataataataatatatatatatatatatatatatatatatatatatatatatatatatgaatattctaatatatttattttaattttcattttaattttcattttaatttttatattttgttttgttttattttttgtagAAAAAAGTCATcagaataatatatataaagtaaATGGAAATAATGAAAACTTTCAGTTTTCACATTTGAATTTTTATTCAAAGAACAATGAAGGTTTAAATTTTGGAAAGAGGAAAGTTTCGAAGGGTAGTAATTTATCAACTGAAAAATCTTcagataataataatgataatgattattcttataaatattataatagtagtagtagaagaaaaaaagataataaaaataatgtgCATTCGTCAAATTTATTTAGACCCCATTTATTTGTTACATTGAATGAAAAACGTTTTGTTAACAGTCCAACACATAATTCTTTCATAAATAAGATAAAGGTAGGGGGTTCCCAAGAGGTTAATAATAATGCCGTGAGTTCTGTTAAAAATCCTTTATCAGATGatttaagaaataatattatagaaaatgaagatcctaaattattagatgataataatttatatcaAATAGATATGATAGATGAAAATGGcaatttaaaattttctttatacCCACATTATGTGAATATCCATGCATGCAAAGAAATGATTCATTATAGTacttattataatgatgcAACGGAAAATAAGAATagtaatttatataaaatattagaaCCTTTATCTAAATATATGCATGAAGTTAAAAGTAATTGTTTGAATGATAagaataaattattaaatgaaatacACAATTTAGAGGATCctaaatattataagaataatgTACAAGATATGTATGAtgagaatataaaaaattatcaatTCTTAAGAAATGAATTTGAAAAATGcttaaataaatatgatgaacatattaataaaaaaatttatgaaATGAATACAGATATTCGAAATATGTTAAGTAATACAATTTgtagaaataatatatgtgatttaaaaaattataatttgattgttgaattatatttatttcacATTAACGAATTACCTGAAAAGGcttatcataataatctAAATAATGCAAAAGAACTTTTGGAATTTACTTCTAATGTCTTAAATGATATGGACAAGAGAATATTGGGAGATAAGAAAACTTTATATTCTATTAATTTTGTACAGTCAGAAAttaatgatattattaagaGATATAATTTTCACTTAAATCATATTAACAAGGGAATAAGTgaaataaaacatatatcAACTAAGCAAGGACGTTTACCTAATTTGAATAAAACAATACTTATGAACAAAAGTTTTGAACTTGCTAAGACATTTTCCAACTTTAAAATTAGTACAGAAATTCTTGATAtgttaaatattttattgaaTAGGAAAAAAGGCATATTACAAGAGTTATTAAATACTTTAAtagaagatataaaaatacgattgaagaatattttatatccAAACAATTTAGATTCAgaatataagaatataacATCTAAAGCTAAAATAACATTAGATGCAGCTGAAAAGTGTTTTTCGGAAAATAAGtggaaaataaaagattATGATATGGGTTCTACCTTAGAAATGATAAgtgtaaaaaataatggatatgaaaaattatatatattagaaaaatctataaacaaattaaagaaattacttaatgatataaataataaatatgaaacaattaaaaaggctaaaataaaattagacggattatatgaatataaatcCGCTGATAGTACTGAGcagaaaaaaaatctaATGAATcttttacatattatagaaagtataaaagaaaatgataaaatacaaaatttagaacattattttatagatatcaataatataaatttagAAACGAATTTGTTAATAGAAAATGTACAAAATTCATTAAACCAATTAATGAAGTTAAAGGAAGATGAAAAGAGAAAGAATACCTTaattaaagaaattaaatCAAAGatggataatataaatgaaaagtTAAAACAAATgtatgatattatatatataaatgatataataaatcataCAGCATTAGAAattgaaatattatttgatgAAAATTCATTAGTTCtaaatgattatataacaaaaacaaataagatattagataatataaatattattaataaggatttttttaataacaacaacaataataataataacaataataataacataaacaatgaacattattatattcataataatttgaaaaaattttttaaagataGAAAAGATTTTAtagataaaaatgtaaattatatatatgaaatacATAGTACGCaagatattattatcatgtTAAATAATACTATTAGTGAATACAACAAATTAGAGTTTATCAATTCAGacatttttcataatattattaagaaactaaaaaaagaattacaAGATCTTGTGACACTTAAAGAAAGCTTAATGAAGATGAATCACAATGTATTGAAAATGGATCCTCTAAAAAGTTTAAATCAAGTActagaaaaatataaagaattaaaaaaaaatgtaaatgaatattctaatgaaaaaaacaaattagATGAATTTAAAAAGCAAATGGAAAGTCGATTAAATGCATTTATTacaaatttaaataataatgatgaaacCTTAGTTGatggaaaaaatatatatgatcaATTTGTAGAATATAAAGAacaattattaataaaaaaaagaattattataaataatgaaattgttataattaatgatgaagtaaaaaaaattaaggATGAATTAAAAAGCTATAATATTctatcatataaattagAAAATGATACATCTCATGATGTAGTTAATTCTGTAGAAAATACACCAAGTTCTGATGTTGCTACAACTGTGTCTAATTCTTCATCTATTCTTTCTACATATGATCCTACTGAATTGAATAAATTACGTAACTTCTTTTCTGAAAAGGACGATGAATTAAATGTTGAAAGTAAAGTAAAACATGATgaaaacatttttattgaaaagaataaaatattcgatgacataataaaagatattgaattatataataagaaaacCAATGCAATCAAAATCTTAAATAATGCCATAAATGGATCTATGAATAATTTGTCCTTAATTGATTCagtaatgaaaaataaaggTAACATTATAAATAGATTATCTCAAAGATCCTATTTAATACAGACAGATAAttttatagatatatatgaaaaaatatttttaaaagataatttaaataaaggTTTAGATGAAATAGAAAATAGATTATCTAATACTTATATGAACGAGTTGAAAATAGAAGCAGAAATGCAAAATGAGGAGTATAGGAAAttaaaggaaaatataaatacatatgatGATACATTTTTAGAGAAATTAATaggaaataaatatgaatggGAAGTTCTCAAAATTGAATTAAATGGTTTAAatgtaaattataatatattacaagCAAATATAGATACCTTAATAATTAAACCTTATATAGACCATATTGatcatattatatcattaataGAAACTTTGAAGCATAATATAGAGAATAAAATTAAGAAGGTGATACTTAATTTAGAAAGTTTAAAAGATTTTATTCAAACAAACTTTAACACAAATGATATTAAATTAGATCCTAATAATCTTATTAGTATACGTGTTGATAACAGGGattataatcatatgaAACTtttagaagaaaaaaaagaggatttattcaaaaatattaatgataaaaaagatgaaatagaaaaactaaaattaaaattagAAGAAAACATGAATAATACTAAAAAGGAAATGGAGAATACGAATATAAGTTATGGaattaagaaaaagaatttgattgatatatatgaaagTATGAACAGTTTATTGAAATCTATTATTACGACTGatgaaaatttatataaattacaaAATGTGGATGATTTTagattattatatgaattaatattaatagaagagattaatgaaaaaattaaaaatcAAATCAAAGAATCTTCTGTAGAACGAGTAGAAATTGAATTgtataaagaaaaaattattcttaGTATGAATAATTCTATAAAGGAAGATATATCAAAACTTACAACATtcaaatataatgaaatatataatgaatgTATTACGAAAgaaaacaatataaaagaGCTCTATACAAAatcatcttcattattaGAAGAGTCTTGTAgagataaaaatatggatattattaaaagtaACAAATCAGTTCTTGATGAATACTTAAAGACATCTATTCAAAATAACaatgatattaaaaataatttagctagtttaaaaaatatgtatgcCATATTACAATCTATTGAATTAGATGCAGTTACTAAATATACCTTGGAAAATAGTTATAAATGTGAAGACCATGCTAGAGATTTAGAAATGGAATTAGAAAAAGAGAGTGCGttatcaaaaaatataaaattaaacaTTGAAAAAGCAGAAgaatacaaaaataaagttTTAGGATCTGAAAAACATGAATCaattgatatatatataagaaatattgagaaaataaaacaagACATTTCTGTTATAGAATCTGATATAATGACATGCATACAAAATGcttatgataataaaactAAAAGTATGTTGAACTTTCAAAATGTACATAGAGGTATAGATCTTATTGacattttaaataaaaaagaacaagGAGTAATACCAATACCACCAGAAAGTGGAAATATATCAGAAGAACATGAAGGtcaaaatattaatgattATTATCAGAAGTGTAAAGCATATTCAGAAGAAGCTTCggataattataatgaaattTCTTATAGAAAAGATTCTTTATTAGAATTCgaaaagaaaataacaaatatattaaatgatgttttaatttttaatatgaagaaaacccttgaaaataaaaaggacagtgtaaataatattttggAAGGAATGAAATTAACAGCATCTATAATCAATGAGAAATCTCAAGTATTGTCTAAAAAAATCAGAGTATTAAgaaatcaaaaaaatataaaagatgatgaagaattattaaataatgaaaaatcTAAAATTGCATATGAACAATTCGAATTATATATGGGTAAACTAGAATATGCTATACCGGATATAAATCGTTTAAATGATAAGGCAGAAAGAATGTTTAACAAAGCTCAATTTTTGATGAAACCTATGTTAGATATGTCTCTtatattagaaaataagaatttagaggaattaaaaaataaagaacatgaatatatggaaaatattgaatatatacaagatgaagaaaaaaatattaaatatgaattaaCTAAATTAACTGAAGTTATTCAATTTGTTGATAATATAGAACATTTGttagaaaaatatagaaaatattatgaacaagggaatttagaaaatgt is part of the Plasmodium reichenowi strain SY57 chromosome 12, whole genome shotgun sequence genome and harbors:
- a CDS encoding reticulocyte binding protein 3, which produces MRKGLIYRAILCNILLILIEKSHQNNIYKVNGNNENFQFSHLNFYSKNNEGLNFGKRKVSKGSNLSTEKSSDNNNDNDYSYKYYNSSSRRKKDNKNNVHSSNLFRPHLFVTLNEKRFVNSPTHNSFINKIKVGGSQEVNNNAVSSVKNPLSDDLRNNIIENEDPKLLDDNNLYQIDMIDENGNLKFSLYPHYVNIHACKEMIHYSTYYNDATENKNSNLYKILEPLSKYMHEVKSNCLNDKNKLLNEIHNLEDPKYYKNNVQDMYDENIKNYQFLRNEFEKCLNKYDEHINKKIYEMNTDIRNMLSNTICRNNICDLKNYNLIVELYLFHINELPEKAYHNNLNNAKELLEFTSNVLNDMDKRILGDKKTLYSINFVQSEINDIIKRYNFHLNHINKGISEIKHISTKQGRLPNLNKTILMNKSFELAKTFSNFKISTEILDMLNILLNRKKGILQELLNTLIEDIKIRLKNILYPNNLDSEYKNITSKAKITLDAAEKCFSENKWKIKDYDMGSTLEMISVKNNGYEKLYILEKSINKLKKLLNDINNKYETIKKAKIKLDGLYEYKSADSTEQKKNLMNLLHIIESIKENDKIQNLEHYFIDINNINLETNLLIENVQNSLNQLMKLKEDEKRKNTLIKEIKSKMDNINEKLKQMYDIIYINDIINHTALEIEILFDENSLVLNDYITKTNKILDNINIINKDFFNNNNNNNNNNNNNINNEHYYIHNNLKKFFKDRKDFIDKNVNYIYEIHSTQDIIIMLNNTISEYNKLEFINSDIFHNIIKKLKKELQDLVTLKESLMKMNHNVLKMDPLKSLNQVLEKYKELKKNVNEYSNEKNKLDEFKKQMESRLNAFITNLNNNDETLVDGKNIYDQFVEYKEQLLIKKRIIINNEIVIINDEVKKIKDELKSYNILSYKLENDTSHDVVNSVENTPSSDVATTVSNSSSILSTYDPTELNKLRNFFSEKDDELNVESKVKHDENIFIEKNKIFDDIIKDIELYNKKTNAIKILNNAINGSMNNLSLIDSVMKNKGNIINRLSQRSYLIQTDNFIDIYEKIFLKDNLNKGLDEIENRLSNTYMNELKIEAEMQNEEYRKLKENINTYDDTFLEKLIGNKYEWEVLKIELNGLNVNYNILQANIDTLIIKPYIDHIDHIISLIETLKHNIENKIKKVILNLESLKDFIQTNFNTNDIKLDPNNLISIRVDNRDYNHMKLLEEKKEDLFKNINDKKDEIEKLKLKLEENMNNTKKEMENTNISYGIKKKNLIDIYESMNSLLKSIITTDENLYKLQNVDDFRLLYELILIEEINEKIKNQIKESSVERVEIELYKEKIILSMNNSIKEDISKLTTFKYNEIYNECITKENNIKELYTKSSSLLEESCRDKNMDIIKSNKSVLDEYLKTSIQNNNDIKNNLASLKNMYAILQSIELDAVTKYTLENSYKCEDHARDLEMELEKESALSKNIKLNIEKAEEYKNKVLGSEKHESIDIYIRNIEKIKQDISVIESDIMTCIQNAYDNKTKSMLNFQNVHRGIDLIDILNKKEQGVIPIPPESGNISEEHEGQNINDYYQKCKAYSEEASDNYNEISYRKDSLLEFEKKITNILNDVLIFNMKKTLENKKDSVNNILEGMKLTASIINEKSQVLSKKIRVLRNQKNIKDDEELLNNEKSKIAYEQFELYMGKLEYAIPDINRLNDKAERMFNKAQFLMKPMLDMSLILENKNLEELKNKEHEYMENIEYIQDEEKNIKYELTKLTEVIQFVDNIEHLLEKYRKYYEQGNLENVYNNSNNIKDRIEETKNSLSVLVNIFSSIKNNIYLKKHSVKMEDLNSYIKKMNDIYNKFMESYNLLQKTIIESSNDDIEYEELKQANRSIEKFEIQLVKAEEDMKLYWNSIKNDVYNKLVYYIKDMLLELDNRCKSVDTILNEGFDYINKCAKDSNVSGDYDNTYNELNKAINKYKEIHEKSNFVCKNEAESLFGIIVKSSNIIGMKIITGLGLELKEDVDLGTMSLLNSSLHFHTASINKLYFTIESDVYDKINDCLKSSLDIVKYSFDIEKKKRQINSIMEEINNVHAHITIKIELANMINDSRNKISVVLNKIYVSINKIKNVKEMTCDDSSYHMIMEKGEYDKLKEYYKNYNEEKMATLNELNTNKLKDDLNSCKKLLDKLQNTMKNAIEEESSKKVIEDIKKSYDEINGRIGNTEMDAEAINVVLEELVKKQNKCKASWYTSLIGKMNTKMSFDKKRFVDRQKISQSFLDSMKLNVNMINKMINKINNHFDKHEINNYSLGSVEKMMNYINDSNEKGTSVIELIDNLTKKISINNSNNNNNNNNNNNNDIINFINNTKENLITNYENLGKKEKDLENIYLKIFFSKLEEIEKSSEKYFYISKAFNNVVKYQGQKLSDNIHRMNNIKNIIEEKESILNNINKNFTLDTIKEFNKAYDNILFHMRDLYDLEESKYDVGRKLNIYIEYIYEIRNKSNNLINNFYDIRNTGYIMIHETEQLKNDINEYMNKINKNINNTNKEFYITLRNIKTNKNVVNNNHEIKKVIDNFWNHLDTIKANFSTFLPQSEKLVLIKSYLNDIKNIMNELMRKEQVDVSIQTCTRNLDVELEKINKIKQNNAITDDMVENLFSLKDKYKNEFLLTKDILKRVQDKHQEMNKIYRTLTVNTDNNENKFALKYLSDVNAFINEIKLSVSTMENFLNIIDGKTKNLEIHRDPKLYSNNPVTLSRDGKNDIEEEEDEEDEKNINNSQDTTLSYHENEKVRQNDNTNKGQLLNEEYVNGSKDNTKNSNNGRDRFNYNYYSNKGFYYTQIKYASGFVIGLIICSSVGYIFRKEINISEVDFNGNVQDFHFIKANNLRDKDEIVEAPFNANDYI